The following proteins come from a genomic window of Nostoc sp. ATCC 53789:
- a CDS encoding ABC transporter permease produces MFKGFYKAKKTRTVPLLEILTMAAETLWSNKLRTGLTMLGVIIGISSVIAITSVGQGVQKGVEQQIQALGTDVIQILAGAARSGNVRQGVGSSSTLTWEDAKAIATQAPSAQMVSAYLQRSAQVVYAGQNTSTTIYGTDLNYPEVRNTHPQQGRYFTQEELDTVAQVAILGPTVQSTLFGQGVNPIGEKIRIQGEAYQVIGVMEPKGSQGPMDRDDQVFIPLTSMSKRLVGNNALVGVSVNGILVKGANQEQLEAAQFQVTNLLRLRHNIYPPQADDFRLTNQADIVSTFTSVVGLFTVMVVAIAGISLVVGGIGIANIMLVSVVERTREIGIRKAVGATNSAILNQFLAEAIVISIVGGGIGMATGILLAFIASSIFKFPFVISFLSIIAGFVLSLSVGLVAGVIPARNASKLDPINALRSD; encoded by the coding sequence ATATTTAAGGGCTTTTACAAAGCTAAGAAGACCCGCACAGTACCGTTGCTGGAAATCTTGACAATGGCGGCAGAGACATTGTGGAGTAACAAATTACGCACAGGTCTAACGATGTTGGGCGTGATTATTGGGATTTCCTCAGTCATTGCTATTACTTCTGTCGGTCAGGGAGTGCAAAAGGGCGTAGAGCAACAGATACAAGCATTGGGTACAGATGTGATCCAAATCTTAGCGGGTGCTGCAAGAAGCGGGAATGTCCGTCAAGGAGTCGGTTCTAGCAGCACCTTGACCTGGGAAGATGCAAAAGCGATCGCTACACAAGCGCCATCAGCACAGATGGTTTCTGCTTATCTTCAACGCAGCGCTCAAGTTGTGTATGCAGGACAAAACACCTCAACAACCATTTATGGCACAGATTTAAATTATCCAGAAGTCAGAAATACTCACCCCCAGCAAGGGAGATATTTTACTCAAGAAGAACTAGATACTGTCGCACAGGTAGCTATTCTTGGCCCTACAGTTCAAAGCACACTCTTTGGACAGGGTGTAAATCCTATCGGCGAGAAAATTCGCATTCAGGGAGAGGCTTATCAAGTGATTGGGGTGATGGAACCTAAAGGCTCTCAGGGGCCGATGGATCGAGATGACCAGGTTTTCATTCCTCTAACTAGTATGTCGAAGAGGCTAGTTGGGAACAATGCTTTAGTAGGTGTTTCTGTAAATGGAATTTTAGTCAAAGGCGCTAATCAGGAGCAGTTAGAAGCTGCTCAGTTTCAAGTTACCAATCTCTTACGTCTGCGTCACAATATTTATCCGCCGCAAGCTGATGATTTTCGGCTAACTAATCAAGCTGATATTGTTAGTACTTTTACTAGTGTTGTAGGCTTATTTACAGTAATGGTAGTAGCGATCGCTGGCATTTCGTTAGTAGTTGGTGGAATTGGTATTGCCAACATTATGCTAGTTTCCGTAGTTGAGCGGACACGAGAAATCGGAATTCGCAAAGCTGTAGGAGCCACCAATTCGGCAATCCTGAATCAATTTTTAGCTGAAGCGATCGTAATTTCCATTGTCGGCGGAGGTATTGGGATGGCCACTGGGATTTTATTAGCCTTTATAGCTTCAAGCATTTTCAAATTTCCCTTTGTCATTTCTTTCTTGTCGATTATTGCTGGATTTGTACTCTCATTGAGTGTTGGCTTAGTTGCTGGGGTAATTCCAGCACGAAACGCATCTAAATTAGATCCAATTAATGCTTTAAGAAGCGACTAA